A window of Anas acuta chromosome 5, bAnaAcu1.1, whole genome shotgun sequence genomic DNA:
ATACTCTCTATTATGTTATTAAAAGTTGAATGAAGTAGATGAGGAAAGAACAATagagaaaagaagcagcaataaAACCTTTCTCCAATAGGCTACTGTCAGCTTGGTGAAAGTGaaggttaggaaaaaaacaaccatgtTAACAAAGTATTTCCCAATGGTCTGAGTGCAGGAATAGCTAAGGACAGAGCTTAAAAGAGTGCAAGGAGTACAGACACAAGTCTGCAAAAACACTGACATCTTGTCAACAGGCTCCTGTGTTTCTGACCCCACCTATTTTTTGACTCTCAGGCTGTTTCCTTAACTATGGTAGGTTTCTTGGGATActgctgttcattttttaatgctggAAAATTGGGCTGTTCAGCTAAACATCTATGTGCAGTCTCCAGCCACACAAACCTATAACTACAATTTGGCATGGAAAGGGAgctataaatacattaaaaggaCATGTATGTCGCTGttccttctcccccaccccagtATCCTTCATTGTTGGGACATAAATACATGACTATTAGCTGGCTATTTTGCTGTTATATTTCctagaaacatagaatcacagaatggtttgggttggaatggaccttaaagatcacccagttccaaccccgTGCTaggggcagggacacctcccaccagaccaggctgcccaaagctccatccagcctggctgtgagcacctctagggatggggcatccacagcttctctgagcaacctgtgccagtgcctcaccaccctctgagtgaagaatttcctcctaacctctagACTAAATTCCtcacttttagtttaaaaccactccccCTTCTCCTATCACTACCTGCCCGTGTAAAAAAGTCACTCTGCATCTTTTTCATGTCTCCTATTTGAAGTATGACCTCTGATATCCCAAAGGCAAGACAGCCAAAGTTAATCCTGAACGAGAAAACACAGAGGCCAAGGAGCCAGTGCCCCTGATGAAAGAGCCAGCAGTTGTTGAAAAATTTATAACTATCAAAAAATTAGGATCAGAAACAGATAATAGAAAAGCTTTGGGATGAAGCTGATGTCTAATGCATGAGTTCAGGTAACTTTGTTGTCTTGTCCAAACGCATAAAGCTATGGAGCCTGCTAGGTACTGCATGGCTATCATCTGCATGGCTGTCAGCAGTGCTATAGCCACAAGGCCTTGCACCGAGCCAAGTGTCCTCAGAAACTTGCTGGGACAGCAGGGCAGAAGCTCTACATGAAATCCTCTCAAATAAAGGCAGGTCAGTTAGCTAAAGATGTACTTCATCACAGGTAGGTGAGAGGAGCTGGGTCTAGCAGACTACCATGCTCAAGACCCAAGCCAGGAATTTTGCCTAGGCCCACCCAAGTAGACCAGCACTGAGCAATATCTGAACTGTCTGTGGCCAGGGCTTAGTTGACCTCCAAACTAGAAAAATCCATCCAAGCCTAACACATAATAATTAATGAATTGTGAAGTGCAATAATGAATTACACTTGGGAAAATCCTTACCTTGAGGAAATCACGATCTGAATGAAAGAGACAAGCAATAGATGGGTTGATAAGGACTATCACTATCCCTGTCTCACACATGGAAAATACTGAGAGATGCAAGGCCAGGTTATAATTTACACCATGTTTTACCTTTGTAATAGAGTACAAATAACGTGTAGCTACCAAGAGGCCCCAAAagacttataaaaaaaaaaggaaactacaCCCAAGTTCATCTGAAATCCAGTTCATTGCCTTAATTGCAAAGCCCTCCTTTGTAtgtggaggaaaacaaagcaaaaacaaacaaacaaacaaacaactaaaaaaaacaaacaaacaggtgATGGCAGGAAATAAAATAGCACCCTTGAAGgcatcattttttcctttataagtTGAACCTTATCCCAGAGGATTCTTGTATTACCAAGATACAAGCTTCACAACCTGCCCAGAGACTTTGCCCCACTAAACAACTTACCGTTACTGTCTGATTGGAGCtcaaaaggggaagaaaaagttttcttccttttcctgctaAACTTGccttggaaaaaaagtgaaaacgTAGCTTCGAGTGCCATCTAGAGGAGAGCATTGCTCTACAGAAAGTAGCTTCGTTGATGTTCATGAACACATTAACTTctcaaaaagcttttcaaattcTCCCACCATTCACGTGTGCTGCTTGTATTGGGAAAAATCCATCCAGATGTTTTTCCTGCACACAATTATTAATACATTGTATGGCCAGATGCATTTCTTGGTACAGGTTGAGAAACCTGTGAAGCTAATGAAAACCCGAACTGGGAAATTCTACTGTGCAAGAAATTTTAATTAGTGAATGGAAATCTCAAAATTTTAAGCAGactctaaaaaataaatgggagagGAGTGCATTGCAAGCAACTGTATCTCCTCGGTATGTTAACATGTATGTGAATATACAGTGTGATCAGTAGATATAACTACATGTCTTAAAAAATATGCCTTATTAATGACAAACGGTGGCCTGTAGTGATGGATTAAACAGTCCAAGGAATCTCAGTCCTAGTTCAGCTCCACCTCTCATCACAGCTTGGCCCCCATCTTGCTTACTGCAGGAGGCCAATGCACAGATATCCAAGCACACCAGACGCGCAATCCAGGCCAGCTGAGCTGGAAGCTGATCCCAAGATTTAAATCCTAGGTATTTAACTCCAGTGATTAGCCTCAACATTTAAATACAGGTGCTTCCTTGTACCTCTAATGCCTAAATGCTTTCAAATATCTTCCCTTGCTGCTGTAGGTGATTACTTGCAGTACTCAAACGTTATAGTAGacagaactttatttttaaacacatgtAAGAAAACACTGTTAGTGGAATATTAGGGTTGAATATATAGCATCCTAAGACAGCACAGCAATAATGACCTGCTTCTCCGATGTATTCAGATCTGGTTATGTCTTCCATGTTTGCTTTAATATCAGACAGCTTGTCTTATCATACTGCATGCGTTTCATTAACTCTGAGATGGGGTAATCatacacagcaaagaaaatgtcaCACACTGACTAATGAGTAGGCAGGTAGACTCAACTATGAGAAGTTCTAACATCATCAGGCAGCATGGATACcacaaataataaatttatctGACAAAGACATAAAACAGAAAGCTCCCTGTTTTGCACAGGGAACaagattaatatatatttttctttctattttaaatgcataCTTCAGTTCACTTCAGAGACTGTCTCTCCAGTTACAGTCTTTCTGTCCTTGCACATCTTCTAGATTCACTGAATATTTGGAATTCCAGTCACGTTCAAAAAGGGTTTTTAATTGTTCCTGGATAGGCCTTCTTCGCAGGTTGGTTGAATTCTGCTTGATAATTAGTCCCACACCAGCTGTGTTAGTGAAGTAATCTTCTGACCAATTGGAAGTCCCTGTGTAGTGGAAAAGGAGCTAAttagaaaacattcattttccaaTGTTTTGTTTGATCTCTGGACTTGTTAAGTATACATTGCCTTGCTTTGCTGATTTGCTGTACAACTGCAAATCTCATTAGGGCTAACTGAGCAACAAAAATCAGGTCACCTCTTTCTTATTCCAGACCTCAAGTTTTGGAAAGACAGTGTTAACTGCCACTCTGAAGCTTCACAGCAATCTGATTTCTTAGTGTGTGGCAGAGATGTGTGCATCTGCTTGAATAAATATGGGAACAGAGCGCAGCATTTGGGTATTATGAGGGGGCTAAAGCTGGTGTTTGATACGGGTTTCTGCATAGAGAAGAGGAGAATCTTCAATGTACTTAATTCTCTCTTTATCTATGAGGCAGTATGCTACCAGTAAAATAACCTCAAGCACTTTGTATACTATCAGAAGCAAAGGACTAGCAACAAATGAGCTTCAGAGTGGGTCTTCACttgttaaaggaaaataagaggAGAAACTGGATCCTAGATTAAATCCTCAGGAGCTGTTCTGAGCTCAAAATGCAAAGCCTGCTTTTAAACCAGGCAAAAGTTGGGAATCTGGCTGTAAATGTTGCCTAGGGCTCTCTCCAAAGCCACCAGcattcagaaaagcaaacattatgaaaaaatacatattttagcacttagcatttttttctggtgcttGCCTTAGCAGAAAAATCTACTATCAATTCTAGAAGGTGCTTTGTCATGAAAACAACTTATTTGCATACCTATCTTCAAAAGACAACATGGTAAGAAACAGGTTCTATTAAAAGCAATTGGAGCTGCAAGTCTTCAGTCCTTTGGAAGGTCAGGATATTTGCTGGTTTGTATTGCTTGGAGGATGAACTGACTGAAATGACAGGCCCCTTTCCTTTTTAGAGGGATCCTCgtaaaagagcaagaaaaataaacaccatCCTGACTTTCAGGAACTGAGCAGCAATTGACACTAGAGTTTccttatttccttatttcaaTGCCTAGAATTCTGTTCAACAAACTATATGGAATTAAATCCTcccagcaatttatttttagtaaagcACGATAATGTACTAGAGCATTAGCTATCACTGCATCATTCTGAGCACACAGTCTGTGAAATTCCCACTGTGCTTGTCACAAACTATGCACTCTGACTTGTCACACTCCATTCTTAATGGTTCACAATCATATGAGATAATCTCCTACTGAACCTGACCTAcattattttctcccctttgcaTCTCTGCTTCTATGCCCAGGGAAGATATTCTGAAAAAGATGTGTATTTTGATATGTTTATCTACTTTACACGGcaaaattagcttttttttttttttgatattgcAGCCCATCCTATCTCATTCTCAGCCCTATAGATTTGAAGATACTAAAAATGTTTGTAATAATGGAATACGTACCAATATAGGCTGATTTATCAGTGACCATATATTTGTTGTGATTCACTCTTGCATAAGGAATATTTGTGTGGTTAAAAACTGGAACAATGAAGAGTTTCTGGATGGGAGAAATTAAAACATAGATAGAAATACCAGGTGAGGATCAGACTGAGTAATTTGACAATGCagattttctatattttcaaGCAATATTAAACTACAGAAATAATATTACACACACTGCTATTAAGTGTACCATAAAAGAGATTTTACTTTTATCCAAGAAAACTAACAAATAGTACTTCTACTATACATAAAATTGGATAAGCAATTGAAATCAGATAAGGATGTTTGCTTCACAATGTTCCATTAGAGGCACAGCTATTATCATTACAGGGCAGACaattaaatgcagttttagGCAGCTGTTTAATAGATCTGCATTTACCACTGATTGCTGCTCTTATTTCGTGCTAAAATGGGCTGATCACAGACACAAGGAGTACTGTAGACAACAATAATGCCTAACTTTTTGTGTCAAATCTTACTAAATCTAcatttctgatctttttttttttcctttttcccagtAAAAACAATTCCACCTTACATCtgttactgcctttttttcctgataactGCATCATGTTGGGAGCTTCCACATCATCCCCTACTCTGTGTTTTCCATTCTATTGTCTGTGGACTCTGTGTAATAttcattgctgaaaaaaaaaatggatccaTTTATATAGGCAAATAGAAAAGCTctcaactgaaaataaaataaaataaagtaaaataaaataaaataaaataaaataaaataaaataaaataaaataaaataaaataaaataaaataaaataaaataaaatgatagtGGGTCAGTTTAACTCCATTTAAcatggagttaaatccagctggcaacTATTGGTGTTCTCCAGGAGTTGGTGTTGGGGCCAATCCTCCTTAATATCGttattgatgacttggatgagaGAATTGAGTACACCCtcaataagtttgcagatgacaccaagttgttgatctgctggagggtaggaagaccctgcagagggacctggacaggatgggcTGATGGGCAGAtgccaatgggatgaggttcaacatggctaaggGCTGTGTCCTGCACCTTGGCCACAACCACCccatgcagcgctacaggcttggggcagattggctgaaaagctgtgcagaggaaaagaatctgggggtgctggttgatcCTTGCCTGGACACGAGCTGGCAGTGtgtccaggtggccaagaaggccaacggcatcctggttATAGCAGGAATAGTGcggccagcagggccagggaggtggtcgtccccctgtgctctgctctggtgaggtcgcacctcaagtactgtgttcagttttggtctcctcaagaaggacaagaaagacaagaaggacatcaaggccctagggcatgtccagagaagggctacggagctggtgaagggcctggagcacaagtcctatggggagcggctgagggcactggggttgtttagtctggagaagaggaggctcagggaaaaccttattgctctctacagctacctgaaaggaaggtgtggggagctgggagtcgACCTCTTCTcgcaggtaactagtgataggaccagatggaatggcctcaagttgcaacAAAGgagattcaggttggaaattaggagacatttcttcttaggaagagtggttaggcattggaatgggttgcccatGGAGGTGGTGCAGTCACCGTCCCcgggggtgtttaaggaaaagttggacgtggtgcttagggacacggcttagtgggtgatattggtagtagggtgatggttggactagatgatcttggaggtcttttcaaaccttaatgattctgctAATTCTAGATAGACCCATCTGAGATACTGCATACAGAAAAGGGTCATAAGAAGAACAATAAGCATAATTTGAACTGTTACTGTCATGGTGCTCAGCAAAAATGATTGCATTGCTAACATCACAAATGCTGTAGCTAGGCACATCCCTTGATATCACCAGTGGTTTGCATTAACCTTCCTCAAAGGTTATCATTTGGACCTTATTTCCTGAAGGACCTGAAACTTAGCACACCAGTGGAAACAATCTGCTTCTCTAAAGCCTTATATTTGCACATGCAGCTGACAGCTTAGACACAAAAGTCAGTCTGGAGACCATATCCTCAAAACTGTCTTTTCAAAATCAGGTTTCTTATCATACCACGTTGACACTGATGTGGGTATGTGGGTTGTTGAGAGCACTCAGGGACCTCAGGTAGTGGAGCATGGCTGGGTCAGAGTGGGTCCAGCAGCTGACCAGAAGCCGAATTTGTACTCTGTAGTTGAAAGCCACACGTCTCAGAGCATTGTCAATGGTTGGCCAGTATCTAGAGAAAATAAAGTGGGTGGAGAGAAGAGAATTTTTGAAATGACTCTctagaaaactttgaaaataaactgagaaCAAAAGTGATGCTGTGCACAAATGGAATCGCTATTGACTACTAGGACCGGCAGTCATGCCTTCACTGAAGGTATGCTTAGATGTCTGCCTTCTACTCAGCCAGGTCTCTTCACAATTTGTTTAGAGAGATCCAGTCTCTCAAATTTAGTTGGAATtggtatgtatatatatatatatatatatatatttttaaaaaaaataaacttagtaAAGTGCATGTATACACGTACACGCATAGAATGTGTGTACATTGTGCTCATTTCCTTAGGAAACTAAACATGACAATAGGAACTCCAATGTAAAGCAAGATCATACAGCACAACATAAAAAGGACAGGGCAGAGCCCAGAGGAAAGCCTAAGAGATGTTTTGCAGAATGTGGCCATTTCAGGGACCTGAAGGCTATTTCTAGGATCTGCAGTGGTCCTGCGCCATCAGCCAACATGGTCTCTCTGCTGCCCCAttccttcttgctctcttcAGTATGCTGTGTGCCCCTAAGGTAACAAACATAGCTGTGCTCCCCTAAACACGGAGCCTGTCAGTTTTCTTGACATTTGTGTTGGCAGTAGCTTAGGGAAGAGTATTTAACATCCTGCTCCTAACTATATAACACAAAGAGCTGGGCAATGTGCAGCCCAGGACTAGTAACTCCAAACTCTCATGTGGCTTTCATTTCGTAGACATAACAAGTGCTGCACAGAGGAAGGCAAGGGTCGCTTACACAGACAGGATGGCTGATGCAGAGAGGTCCAGCACTCACTCACAGTCCCATGAGCAATGATGAATTAATTTCCCTAGCTTATTCCTTTTGATCCATTGTACAAAGCCTGAATTCTCAAATCCTCCCTCGCACATCTTCCTATCACAACCAGAGCAGCTGTGTGCTTTCAGACTCAGGCTGACCGTCTGAAACTTACTTGTAGATCCTGAAAAGCTTGGAAAAACATGCTATTTAGGAATGCTGTTTTTGAACAGTTTCCATGTTTTCAATGTATTGGTTTCTAGTTGATTAACACTGGGGCATTAAGACAGCTGCTTTGTTCCCTGTGCCTCAGCTGCTGGAAGAACCTAACCTGAACTAATCAGCCCCAATTCATCGCCCTACAGCTGGTTGCTGTGGAGATAGCCTGAGGCCTAGTGCCGCTTCCCCTCGCCTTTCAAACTCCTGCTTGCATCAGATCAGGCCCTAGATGTCACAAATGGAGGATTAAGGCTTCAGATGAAGAATGAGGAGAATTAGCACTTCCATTCCTAAGGCGGGGAAGAGACTTTCTGTGAATGTATTCATAGTAAAGAGCGGGAGATGAGGAAACCAGAGGTTCAACTGTACTACATAGAAACTGAAAATCCTCTGAGCTCTTGATCTAGTCAGTAATTGCACAGTCAATGAGGCAGCCACTGATTGTGGAGCAAAGCCTCAGTTCTTGGTATTCAAGAAAGCTGAATGATTTCCTTTCTGGTTGGAGCAGGGGAGGAAATAttacattttccctttaaatagCCCAAGATGATACAGAAGCAACCTAGACAGTCAACTGATTTGGTCAGGATTAAAATCATACCTTTCTGGGTGAACAAAACGGCTGGTAGGGAAATATTCCATAACAGAAATATAGACAAATTTATGTGCCGCACTGATAACACTGATAATAGCAAAGAGGTCATGAGTGCggccttctggacaaaatgcaGGAGGAGAAGCCTGTCAGAAGAAAGCGTGCAGGTCAGTGATTTCATCGTTCTTTTATCAGACTGTGATTCGTTCACATTCAAGTCTATTCAGTTTTAATTACAGTAGAACAAAGCATATGAGGTGCAACACTACTGTTTCTCAGGCCCAGTGAGTCAAATACTTATTAAGATATTAAGCCCACAGGAGACCTGCACACTGTCCTTGCCATACAACCTGATAGCCCAAGCCGTGGTGACCCTTATTCCTTAAGTAGTTCCAGAGAAACCTGTTGAATAAATTATTATCTAGCTAGAGTTGCAGTAGCTAACAAGCACTGAAGAAACTTTTCTGGTCAAAGCTTAAACATAGTTTATAATTCAtcttgttattttaaaacctaCTTACAGAAAAGTAGGCTTTTGTCAAGGTTCCATTAAATTCTACTTCCAGAGGATGACTGTGGTTAATGTGGGTAGAATAGTTTCGAGGCCAAGGGGATGGGATGGTAGCATTAGCATGTCCAAGATCCCAGTAAGTACTAAATGTTTTCCATAGGTCTTTGGCTAAGCAGCTGCAGTTGTATATCACAGCACCAAACTCTTTCACCTGCAAAGAGAGCACACTATGTCACAGCCCCAGCAAAGAGCCACCTCCAGCATCAGGGGTTCTTTGCTGTTTGTCCCTTTCAGTCAATATTTTTATGTCATTAGGATTTTTTCTGTTATATGCTTGGACATTAATTTTACCCAAGGTGTTTGAATACACAATAGCAGAGCTTACCTGAGATAAAGATCTCCAGTCCATATTTGCACTACCAATATATACGTGTTTCATATCTACAATCCAGAATTTGCTATGCAGAACTCCTCCTGTCAAAtgttcaaaattaattttctttacatgaGCCCCTAAAGAAAGACAGGGAAGGGAGAAATAAGTTTAGATACACCATGGAGGTGGTATAGTGTACTGTTCCCCTGACAGCCAGAGCATGGCTGGATGTTTAATGCTTGTGGCCAGCAATGGCTACCAAACTCACAAGCACCAGTTCCTGGAAATACAATAATTtgcaaaaatatacaaaacatGAACTTGAAGAAAAATCCTTGAGGTCATGgcaaaatacacagaaattgtGAAGTAGTGAATATTCAGTGCTTATCCTATGAACAGTATGACTTCAAGCTCAGGACCATGTAAGCACCATGCCAGAATAGGCCTCAGAGGCCAATTTATCTTGCCTTTAAGCAATACCAAACTTCAGAGATCAATACTGAGGTGAGAAAATtacctttattttctaaaagctCAAGGTCAGTTGAATTCGTAGACAAAGTTGGCATACTTGTTGCAATATACACAGAGACATTCTCCGCAAGTAATCTTTCAAACCTCTTCAGAATATCTTCACCCTACGTgatatgttttttgttatttatcaTGTTTTACTACATGATTAGCAGAGACTCAGACTGGGCTGTCCCTTTAACCGAGGTAGGGCTCAGCCTCACATCTGccacttttatttcctctcatGCTGAGGACTGAGTCAACTCACACCAGCACCTGGGAGGAAGGGACAGGGAGCCCCTGAAGAGGCTGAGGAAGGTGA
This region includes:
- the PLD4 gene encoding 5'-3' exonuclease PLD4 isoform X2; translated protein: MYQFSGAILMLGFVALMAVYFMRTSSTVDPKGETVVSIYREVEEEELHGDFQIPTITEEGTNRSNDSCRFELVENVPYDLPFEVNTTAAKPLYQAWISLLDIAQENIHVASYYWSLTGKDINVNDSSSEQGEDILKRFERLLAENVSVYIATSMPTLSTNSTDLELLENKGAHVKKINFEHLTGGVLHSKFWIVDMKHVYIGSANMDWRSLSQVKEFGAVIYNCSCLAKDLWKTFSTYWDLGHANATIPSPWPRNYSTHINHSHPLEVEFNGTLTKAYFSASPPAFCPEGRTHDLFAIISVISAAHKFVYISVMEYFPTSRFVHPERYWPTIDNALRRVAFNYRVQIRLLVSCWTHSDPAMLHYLRSLSALNNPHTHISVNVKLFIVPVFNHTNIPYARVNHNKYMVTDKSAYIGTSNWSEDYFTNTAGVGLIIKQNSTNLRRRPIQEQLKTLFERDWNSKYSVNLEDVQGQKDCNWRDSL
- the PLD4 gene encoding 5'-3' exonuclease PLD4 isoform X1, encoding MIVKKALGTSLMVNKSSNTKLSVNNQKDVKMYQFSGAILMLGFVALMAVYFMRTSSTVDPKGETVVSIYREVEEEELHGDFQIPTITEEGTNRSNDSCRFELVENVPYDLPFEVNTTAAKPLYQAWISLLDIAQENIHVASYYWSLTGKDINVNDSSSEQGEDILKRFERLLAENVSVYIATSMPTLSTNSTDLELLENKGAHVKKINFEHLTGGVLHSKFWIVDMKHVYIGSANMDWRSLSQVKEFGAVIYNCSCLAKDLWKTFSTYWDLGHANATIPSPWPRNYSTHINHSHPLEVEFNGTLTKAYFSASPPAFCPEGRTHDLFAIISVISAAHKFVYISVMEYFPTSRFVHPERYWPTIDNALRRVAFNYRVQIRLLVSCWTHSDPAMLHYLRSLSALNNPHTHISVNVKLFIVPVFNHTNIPYARVNHNKYMVTDKSAYIGTSNWSEDYFTNTAGVGLIIKQNSTNLRRRPIQEQLKTLFERDWNSKYSVNLEDVQGQKDCNWRDSL